In Bacteroidia bacterium, the sequence TTTGTGCGTTGAGGTTCGGGACCGCTAATAATTGCCATTATTTCAAATTTTTCAATAAAATCTTTTTTGTTTGATTTGTTTTCGTCGTTAAATCTTGAAAGTAATCCTACAAAAGATGTTTTTCCGTTTAATGAATATTTATGCGAAAGGTCGCCGGCAATATATGGCATGTTTTCGTTATCTGGAATCCAGCAACGATTGTATTTATAAATAAAAAACCTATTAATTCTGTAAATTAAATATTCTGCAAATTGTAACTTCTTTGGCATTTTAATCATTACCTGATGAGTAATAAAAACTGAATAAGTGGATTTACTCCATAAACCAAAACGATTATCAGAAATTACTAAATCAATATTATACTTTTTAATGATTTTTTTTAAATGGCAATGTTCCTTTTTTATAGAAAACAACAATTTTGGGAAAAGTTTAAAAATATGAAATGCCATTGAACCATTTTTGGGATAAGTAATTTTTAAGCTGGAAAAAGGTTCGTGTTCAATATTGGGGAATTCGTTTTTAAATAATTCAATAGTGCTTTTACTTCCTGCTACTATAACATTGTGCCCTCTTTTAATAAGTTCGCGGATGATGGGAATATCTCTGGTGGCATGACCAAGTCCCCAATCAAGTGGACAAACTAATATGTTTAATTTTTTGTTCAATTTAAAAAGCCATTTGAACAGGAATATTGTTAAGTCTTATTTTTTGAGCAATTATTTCTAATTCTTCAGATTGAATTTTTATTAATTTTTTTGCAGGTGGCTCCCTGTCGATTGAATAAATCATCACATTTACCGGATTAAGATTTTTTACAACTTCTATCCATTTATTTAATTCTTCGTCAGAAGTGTTATCAACATTATTCCCATTAATTTCACCTTTTAAAAACATTGTTTGAACAATAATATTGTTTTTAAAGTTGTTAAGATTATCAATATAATTTTGAAAATTAAAAGAAAGAGGAGGGTTATTTATTAACCTGAAAGTCTTTTCAATTGCTGAGTCAAGTTTTAAAATTGGTAGATCAATTTTTTTTAATGCAGATAATATTTTTGTATTTCCTAAAGTAGTTGCATTACTTAAAACAGCAATTTTTTTATTTGGAAAGTATTTATTTCTAAGTGAAATAACATCGTCAATAATTTCAGAAAATTGTGGATGAAGAGTTGGCTCTCCGTTACCTGCAAAGGTTAAAACATCAAGTGATTCGTTATTCTCTTTTATTTCTATTAGTCGCGATTCGAGTGCGTCATAAACATTTTCTCTTTTGTTAAATCCTGTTGATGGTAATTCATCAGGATTCCAGCCACACTCGCAATAAACACAATTAAAACTACAAATTTTTGAATTAACAGGTAACAAATTAATACCAAGCGAAAATCCTAATCTTCTGCTTTTAATAGGACCAAAAATTATATCATGAAATAATAAAGACATTTTAATAATTTAAAATATTATTGATGTAAATGTACATTACATCAAAAGATAAACAAAATGTTATGGAAAAAACATATTAAGGCGTAAGTTAATGACGAGTAATGGTATAAAGAAGAAAAGTAGAGTCTGTTTAAATCTTTAACAATAATTATTGCTTGATAATTTTTTTGACAACAACAGGCATACCTTCGGCTTTTATTTTAACAAAATATACGCCCGGACTAAAACTGCTAATTGGCAGAATAAAATTTTCGTTACCCTGGCAGGTAAAGTTATCGCTTAGTAAAACATTGCTTCCTGATAAATTTCCTACTTCAATAGAAATTGTTGTTAATTTTTCAGTAGTTATATTTAATATCACACTTTCATGTGCTGGGTTCGGGAAAATATTAATGTTATTTTCGAAATCAGTAAATAATTCATCCTGAATATTACTGTAAATACTACTGGAACCAATAAATAATGATGTGCTTGCATGAGTAGCAGATGATGCCTGCATATTTAGAATAGTTGGAATTGTAACTAAGCCGGCTTTCTCAGGTGATATTTTGTATATTCTTATCGGTAAATTTTTAAATTGAAAACAGCCAAGGCTATCTGAAACTGCATATCTGATAGGCTCATTATTAGAGTTTAATAACAATACAGACATATTTGGTGCTAATTCCAGATTAATTAATCCAGGGCTGTTATTGCCAAACCAGTTATTGCAATAGATATTATATTCGAATGTATTTGGATCGGCTACATGTAAAAAACCTGATATAGTATCAGGACCATATAATATTTCGTTATTACAACTTAGGTTTATATTTTTATTGTAAAGTGAATTGTTTACCA encodes:
- a CDS encoding glycosyltransferase, with the translated sequence MNKKLNILVCPLDWGLGHATRDIPIIRELIKRGHNVIVAGSKSTIELFKNEFPNIEHEPFSSLKITYPKNGSMAFHIFKLFPKLLFSIKKEHCHLKKIIKKYNIDLVISDNRFGLWSKSTYSVFITHQVMIKMPKKLQFAEYLIYRINRFFIYKYNRCWIPDNENMPYIAGDLSHKYSLNGKTSFVGLLSRFNDENKSNKKDFIEKFEIMAIISGPEPQRTNFEKILLKQMQQLKCKCLIVKGKPTEVQERQEINNVVVISHLNTTQMREAINNSTYIISRSGYTTIMDLIALKRSAILVPTPGQTEQEYLAEYYSVRKMFVEIKQDEFNINDAIAKLSVYSNLYLNPEENLLTKEIDRIEMQLMKK
- a CDS encoding radical SAM protein, translated to MSLLFHDIIFGPIKSRRLGFSLGINLLPVNSKICSFNCVYCECGWNPDELPSTGFNKRENVYDALESRLIEIKENNESLDVLTFAGNGEPTLHPQFSEIIDDVISLRNKYFPNKKIAVLSNATTLGNTKILSALKKIDLPILKLDSAIEKTFRLINNPPLSFNFQNYIDNLNNFKNNIIVQTMFLKGEINGNNVDNTSDEELNKWIEVVKNLNPVNVMIYSIDREPPAKKLIKIQSEELEIIAQKIRLNNIPVQMAF
- a CDS encoding T9SS type A sorting domain-containing protein, which gives rise to MKRILYLIQILALTITGVAQQKSLCDVTYIYEVNSVNQLIDFTNKAYAGPKVINWQWDFGDGTSSNQPNPRHVYMERGSYVACLTIITEDNCENTFCDTIKVGSSELDTSSLYYSISGNVFAGSVLLPSGIVVLLKEVNNHYTAIRYCQLNNGHYEFNQLNSGEYTTYCIPNFNLDINYYPSYLPTYFGNNTKWQNSASIDLVNNSLYNKNINLSCNNEILYGPDTISGFLHVADPNTFEYNIYCNNWFGNNSPGLINLELAPNMSVLLLNSNNEPIRYAVSDSLGCFQFKNLPIRIYKISPEKAGLVTIPTILNMQASSATHASTSLFIGSSSIYSNIQDELFTDFENNINIFPNPAHESVILNITTEKLTTISIEVGNLSGSNVLLSDNFTCQGNENFILPISSFSPGVYFVKIKAEGMPVVVKKIIKQ